The following are from one region of the Vibrio parahaemolyticus genome:
- a CDS encoding DUF4156 domain-containing protein, translating to MKKRVMCLALAASLTGCVTFPTQESEQVQVLWDNVNAIENCELMGTVIGSEGHFYDYWLHADKDMVWGTLNQMRIKAADLGADTLYLYQPLSFSTSVTMFANAYKCKQ from the coding sequence ATGAAAAAGCGAGTGATGTGTCTCGCGTTAGCGGCATCATTAACGGGGTGTGTGACGTTCCCAACTCAAGAATCTGAGCAAGTACAGGTGCTTTGGGATAATGTGAATGCGATTGAAAACTGTGAACTAATGGGTACCGTGATCGGCTCAGAAGGGCACTTTTACGACTACTGGCTTCACGCAGATAAAGACATGGTATGGGGGACGCTAAACCAAATGCGCATCAAGGCGGCAGATTTAGGCGCAGATACCTTGTATTTATACCAACCGTTAAGCTTTTCTACGTCAGTGACGATGTTTGCAAACGCATACAAGTGCAAACAGTAG
- a CDS encoding aminotransferase-like domain-containing protein, with protein sequence MEIAQSLQQTKSSYIREILAAASDKNVISLAGGLPDEKTFPIDLMKPTLENLANMPEVFQYGATAGYAPLLNFLTDYYQLPESHLAMITTGSQQGLDLIARAYVNPGDKVVMEAPSYLGAMQVFGLVQANIVTVSQTECGPNLEELEQCFSTQQPKMFYAVPDFHNPTGVCWALETRQKVAELCIQYDVAFIEDAPYRELRFSGEALPLVSDFCPQHSIVLRSFSKIASPGLRIGVVTGKRSYLEPLIKIKQGADLHSSIPMQALLHGLLQHDNFETHISTICALYKSRYDVMFAELQKQLPESCVLKPVDGGMFVWVEIPECDTFELAKTLLENWVAVVPSPVFYPEGSKVKAALRLNFTNATPEELTTAVTRLADVLNAL encoded by the coding sequence ATGGAAATCGCACAGTCATTACAACAAACTAAGTCATCCTACATTCGAGAGATCCTCGCAGCAGCGAGTGATAAGAATGTCATTTCTCTTGCGGGTGGCTTACCGGACGAAAAAACCTTCCCGATCGACTTGATGAAACCGACGCTCGAAAACCTCGCGAACATGCCAGAGGTGTTTCAATACGGCGCAACAGCAGGCTACGCACCGCTACTTAATTTTTTGACCGATTATTACCAGCTACCAGAATCTCATTTGGCGATGATCACAACGGGTTCTCAGCAAGGGCTAGATTTGATCGCGCGTGCGTACGTGAATCCGGGCGATAAAGTGGTGATGGAAGCGCCAAGCTACCTTGGAGCCATGCAAGTATTCGGTTTAGTTCAAGCCAATATCGTGACCGTTTCGCAAACCGAGTGTGGCCCAAACCTTGAAGAACTCGAGCAATGCTTTTCCACACAGCAACCAAAAATGTTCTACGCCGTGCCCGATTTTCACAACCCAACGGGCGTATGCTGGGCGCTAGAGACTCGCCAAAAAGTTGCCGAGCTTTGTATCCAATACGACGTTGCATTCATTGAAGACGCACCATACCGCGAGCTGCGTTTTTCTGGTGAAGCACTGCCGCTGGTTTCGGATTTCTGCCCGCAGCACTCCATCGTGCTGCGTTCATTCTCCAAAATCGCCTCACCAGGTTTGCGTATTGGTGTGGTAACCGGAAAGCGCAGTTACCTTGAGCCACTCATCAAAATCAAACAAGGAGCAGATCTGCACTCTAGTATTCCTATGCAAGCATTGCTGCATGGTCTACTTCAGCATGACAATTTCGAAACACACATTTCAACCATCTGCGCACTTTACAAATCGCGTTACGATGTCATGTTTGCTGAGCTGCAAAAACAGCTGCCAGAAAGTTGCGTGCTCAAACCTGTCGATGGTGGCATGTTTGTCTGGGTCGAAATTCCAGAATGCGACACGTTCGAACTTGCGAAAACTCTACTCGAAAACTGGGTTGCTGTGGTGCCAAGCCCGGTATTTTATCCGGAAGGTTCCAAGGTAAAAGCCGCTCTGCGTCTTAACTTTACCAATGCCACACCAGAAGAACTGACGACGGCTGTCACTCGACTTGCGGATGTACTTAACGCTTTGTAA
- a CDS encoding AraC family transcriptional regulator has translation MSHQQVSRINDVLFYIHQDISRDLSAKELADVAAYSEQHFHRIFKDVVGESIHQYIRRTRMEYAANQLMFDTGSSVLDIANKCGFNSVSSFSRAFKATFAMSPGAWRKHDLQVAEKPYLKDPEVAAGYHRVAKRELPEPKIMEVPQRFAAYVRHEGYNRSIRNAWLILKAWASSENRDFSVQYGLHHSNPAWVELDKCRYVACMAIDKPLKVRGVVNQMTIPGGLHAVFRLTGVYGELLPQLSMVLEKWLPNSGFKQRSTPAYVHYHKNHFLSHDEAFELDFYLPISFF, from the coding sequence GTGAGCCATCAACAAGTTTCCAGAATCAATGACGTGCTGTTTTACATTCACCAGGACATTAGCAGAGATTTATCAGCTAAAGAGCTAGCGGACGTAGCAGCCTATTCTGAACAACACTTCCATCGTATTTTTAAAGATGTCGTGGGGGAATCCATCCATCAATATATCCGCCGTACCAGAATGGAATACGCCGCCAATCAACTGATGTTTGATACCGGCTCATCGGTGCTAGACATTGCTAACAAGTGCGGCTTTAACTCGGTATCTTCTTTTAGCCGAGCGTTTAAAGCGACGTTCGCTATGTCACCTGGTGCGTGGCGAAAGCATGATTTACAAGTCGCAGAAAAACCGTATTTGAAGGATCCGGAAGTGGCAGCGGGTTATCATCGGGTTGCGAAACGCGAGTTGCCAGAACCAAAAATTATGGAGGTCCCACAACGCTTTGCGGCGTATGTTCGACATGAGGGCTATAACCGTTCCATTCGCAATGCGTGGTTGATTTTGAAAGCGTGGGCAAGTTCTGAGAATCGGGACTTTTCGGTTCAATATGGTTTGCATCACTCCAACCCTGCTTGGGTTGAGCTCGACAAGTGTCGTTATGTGGCTTGTATGGCGATTGATAAGCCGCTCAAAGTACGCGGTGTCGTGAATCAAATGACGATTCCGGGTGGTTTACATGCTGTTTTTCGCTTAACGGGAGTATATGGTGAGCTTCTTCCTCAACTGAGTATGGTATTAGAGAAGTGGTTGCCTAACTCAGGCTTTAAGCAACGTTCCACGCCCGCTTATGTTCATTATCATAAAAACCATTTCCTCAGCCATGATGAGGCGTTTGAGCTGGATTTCTATCTACCCATCAGTTTTTTCTAA
- a CDS encoding DUF4382 domain-containing protein produces MNTIKFSLVGAAVVVALFGCNSDSNTITTTTPVTLSVSDAPIDDVSEVVITYSKVAFLPLDGGSPQIFEVYKTDEEGNYVDENGDPIPDGEDPLPLSVNLLNYQGSDVQELVEDEVIPSGNYKLCVFANDGDHPDYPSYVIDEATGNQIPLTVKGDGACPQGVGKEPNSGVLFFNNTFAVNPDNNEFVVEFDLRRGLKDGTGQNEGYSIQRTSVTLINTVTTGEIQGDVAAQTYADCEIDTSSANDYAHAVYLYEGSVAKEDMGPFAGEDGKATPIAAANVVPDMEQVNYEYEFGFVEPGTYSVGYTCTANDDSEEGIVAGETFSIYQATSGLTVSAGADTDANF; encoded by the coding sequence ATGAACACCATAAAATTCAGCCTAGTTGGTGCAGCGGTGGTAGTAGCACTCTTTGGCTGTAACTCTGACAGTAATACCATCACCACGACAACTCCTGTCACTCTATCCGTCTCTGATGCGCCGATAGACGACGTTTCCGAAGTGGTCATCACTTACAGCAAAGTCGCTTTCCTTCCTCTTGATGGCGGATCACCACAAATTTTTGAGGTGTATAAAACCGATGAAGAAGGCAATTACGTGGATGAAAACGGCGATCCAATTCCTGATGGTGAAGATCCTCTGCCGTTAAGTGTTAACTTGCTCAACTATCAAGGCAGTGATGTTCAAGAGCTGGTTGAAGATGAAGTGATTCCTTCTGGCAACTACAAGTTGTGTGTGTTTGCCAATGATGGCGATCACCCCGACTACCCATCGTATGTGATTGACGAAGCGACAGGAAATCAAATCCCACTGACCGTCAAAGGCGATGGTGCTTGCCCTCAAGGCGTGGGTAAAGAGCCTAACTCTGGGGTATTGTTCTTTAACAACACCTTTGCGGTTAATCCTGATAACAATGAATTCGTAGTCGAGTTTGATCTGCGTCGAGGCTTAAAAGACGGAACGGGTCAAAACGAAGGGTACAGTATTCAACGCACTTCGGTGACCTTGATCAACACCGTTACGACAGGTGAAATTCAGGGCGATGTCGCCGCACAAACCTACGCAGATTGCGAAATTGATACGTCCAGTGCAAACGACTATGCGCACGCCGTTTACTTATATGAAGGCAGCGTCGCCAAAGAGGACATGGGGCCATTTGCTGGCGAAGACGGAAAAGCCACACCAATTGCAGCAGCCAACGTGGTTCCAGATATGGAGCAAGTCAATTACGAATACGAGTTTGGCTTTGTAGAACCCGGCACCTACTCGGTTGGCTATACCTGTACTGCAAATGATGACTCTGAAGAAGGTATTGTCGCCGGAGAAACCTTCAGTATTTATCAAGCAACAAGTGGGTTAACGGTATCGGCTGGTGCCGATACGGATGCCAATTTCTAG
- a CDS encoding YdcH family protein, with product MLGENHSLTHEFPEHLDTITQLSQNDASFAENVKNYNALDKEIRVLELQGSPIDDHAMNVLKHNRAELKDWLHSRIMGS from the coding sequence ATGTTAGGTGAAAATCACTCATTAACCCATGAATTCCCAGAACATTTGGATACCATCACTCAGCTTAGCCAAAACGATGCATCATTTGCTGAAAACGTTAAAAACTATAACGCACTCGATAAAGAGATTCGTGTATTAGAGCTGCAAGGCAGCCCGATAGACGACCACGCCATGAATGTGCTCAAGCATAATCGAGCGGAGCTAAAAGACTGGCTGCACTCCCGAATTATGGGTTCTTAA
- a CDS encoding DMT family transporter: MVYLLPFFTVMIWGGNSIVNKMAASTIEPSAMSFYRWFVAMLLLTPFCLPAVIKQRHVIRPYLTKLAFLALLGMVLNQSLGYYAGLTTTASNMALITSLVPLISVFLSVPLLGKSVSMLSIVGGVISLGGLAFMLGHGDVTYFLHQDMTQGDSLMLLAALVYAAYCVLLKRWKMPFNSLTLVYMQGFFSVIMLTPLWLSSEQLLPSQEALPLIAYAGIAASIFAPLMWVKAIDLIGADSSAMFMNLMPVVSVALASTLLGEEIHVYHIIGGLMVISGVILSQIKVRKKQDLMVSESLTTTTR, encoded by the coding sequence ATGGTTTATTTGCTTCCGTTTTTTACTGTCATGATTTGGGGTGGAAATTCTATCGTAAACAAAATGGCGGCAAGCACGATTGAACCTAGCGCAATGAGCTTCTATCGTTGGTTTGTTGCGATGCTTCTCCTAACGCCATTTTGCTTGCCAGCCGTAATCAAACAGCGTCATGTGATTCGCCCATACCTGACTAAACTGGCATTTTTAGCCCTACTCGGCATGGTACTTAACCAGTCGTTAGGCTACTACGCAGGCTTGACTACAACGGCTTCAAACATGGCGCTGATTACGTCATTAGTGCCTTTGATCAGCGTGTTTTTAAGCGTCCCTCTATTGGGTAAATCGGTTTCTATGTTAAGCATTGTCGGTGGGGTAATTTCACTTGGTGGTTTAGCATTTATGCTTGGGCACGGTGACGTCACCTACTTCTTGCATCAAGATATGACGCAAGGCGACAGCTTAATGTTACTGGCCGCGTTAGTTTATGCCGCATATTGTGTGCTTTTAAAACGTTGGAAGATGCCATTTAACAGCCTAACATTGGTTTACATGCAAGGCTTCTTCTCTGTCATCATGCTGACTCCACTGTGGCTTTCAAGCGAACAACTGCTTCCTAGCCAAGAGGCGCTTCCACTGATCGCTTATGCTGGTATCGCAGCGTCTATTTTCGCTCCATTGATGTGGGTAAAAGCAATAGATTTGATTGGCGCAGACTCCAGCGCCATGTTCATGAACTTAATGCCTGTGGTCTCTGTCGCCTTAGCGTCAACACTGCTCGGTGAAGAGATTCACGTGTACCATATTATCGGCGGCTTGATGGTTATCTCCGGCGTGATTCTGTCGCAGATAAAAGTACGGAAGAAGCAAGATCTTATGGTATCCGAATCGTTGACAACTACAACTCGTTAA
- a CDS encoding AraC family transcriptional regulator yields MKKSARNLHPSLSIDRAPSDVFMNFEAFLSNTETRIHSHPWGQVQLISGGILEMDAEDTRFLAPPHLAIWVPAGIRHTSYNRKPIEYCSLNIAPELTAHFPTKTSLIKVTPIVSAIIEDFRQRDINVAQSDEDKRLVRVLLDQLAKQEVEHHFLPTTDNKYLQPILKAVEESPTDEISLAEWAAKVHTTERTLARHCQSELGMSFTEWRLRVRYLHSMELLRKGQTVKEVALTLGYNQASPFIAMFKKYSGMTPEQYKNRLL; encoded by the coding sequence TTGAAAAAGAGTGCGAGAAATCTTCATCCTTCATTATCAATTGATCGTGCGCCATCGGATGTTTTTATGAATTTTGAAGCGTTTCTTTCCAATACGGAAACCCGGATTCATAGCCATCCTTGGGGGCAAGTGCAGTTGATCAGCGGTGGGATTTTGGAAATGGATGCGGAGGACACACGATTTTTAGCGCCACCTCATTTGGCAATTTGGGTGCCAGCGGGCATTCGTCATACCAGCTACAACCGAAAACCAATCGAATATTGCTCATTGAATATTGCTCCAGAGCTGACGGCGCATTTTCCAACCAAAACCAGTTTAATCAAAGTCACACCCATCGTTTCTGCCATCATTGAGGACTTTCGTCAGCGTGACATTAACGTCGCGCAGAGCGATGAAGACAAACGCTTGGTGCGAGTGTTGTTGGATCAACTGGCGAAACAAGAAGTGGAACATCACTTTTTACCGACAACCGACAACAAATATCTTCAGCCAATCTTAAAAGCGGTAGAAGAATCGCCAACCGATGAAATCAGCTTGGCGGAGTGGGCGGCAAAAGTGCATACCACAGAGCGCACGTTAGCGAGACATTGCCAGAGTGAGTTAGGAATGAGCTTTACTGAGTGGCGTTTACGTGTGCGGTATTTACACTCGATGGAGTTGCTACGCAAAGGGCAAACCGTAAAAGAAGTCGCGCTGACGTTAGGTTACAATCAAGCCAGCCCTTTTATCGCGATGTTTAAGAAATACTCCGGCATGACACCGGAGCAATATAAGAATCGCTTGTTATAG
- a CDS encoding M14 family metallopeptidase, giving the protein MKSGYSYPIGTPGQPWGEAERKAWLAQREVKRSYQEEVVSKIDALRDRFDVEQYGALSYDQARFPLFCIKTRNWDSAKPIVLVTGGVHGYETSGVHGALKFVATEAEHYAEHFNIVVAPCVSPWGYEVINRWNPNAIDPNRSFYANSPAEESANLIKLVSTLSDVLMHIDLHETTDSDETEFRPALAARDGIEYIEGMIPDGFYTVGDTENPQPDFQKAVIESVAKVTHIAPADEHGEIIGSPVVQFGVINYPMVKLGLCGGVTNCVYGTTTEVYPDSPKVTDEECNDAQVAAVVGGLDYVLAQL; this is encoded by the coding sequence ATGAAAAGCGGATACTCTTACCCAATCGGTACCCCAGGCCAACCTTGGGGCGAAGCAGAACGTAAAGCGTGGCTGGCACAGCGCGAAGTAAAACGCAGCTACCAAGAAGAAGTAGTCAGCAAAATTGATGCGTTACGCGACCGTTTCGATGTAGAACAATATGGTGCGCTTTCTTACGACCAAGCTCGCTTCCCACTGTTTTGCATCAAAACACGTAACTGGGACTCAGCAAAACCGATTGTTCTTGTAACTGGCGGTGTGCATGGATACGAGACCAGCGGCGTACACGGCGCGCTAAAATTCGTAGCAACAGAAGCAGAGCATTACGCAGAGCACTTCAATATTGTGGTGGCACCCTGCGTGAGCCCTTGGGGTTACGAAGTGATCAACCGTTGGAATCCAAACGCGATTGATCCAAACCGCTCTTTCTATGCAAATAGCCCAGCGGAAGAGTCAGCCAACTTGATCAAGCTCGTATCGACATTGAGCGACGTGTTAATGCACATTGATTTGCACGAGACGACAGATTCTGACGAAACTGAGTTTCGTCCTGCCTTAGCTGCTCGTGATGGTATTGAGTACATTGAAGGTATGATCCCAGATGGCTTTTACACCGTGGGAGATACTGAAAACCCTCAACCTGACTTCCAAAAAGCAGTCATTGAATCGGTAGCAAAAGTGACTCACATTGCACCAGCAGATGAACACGGCGAGATCATTGGTTCACCAGTCGTACAATTTGGCGTTATCAACTACCCAATGGTGAAACTGGGTCTGTGTGGCGGCGTAACAAATTGCGTTTACGGCACCACCACAGAAGTTTACCCAGACAGCCCGAAAGTAACGGACGAAGAGTGCAATGATGCACAAGTCGCTGCTGTTGTGGGTGGTCTGGATTACGTCCTCGCTCAGCTATAA
- a CDS encoding DUF808 domain-containing protein, which translates to MAGASLLTLLDDIAAVLDDVALMSKMAAKKTAGVLGDDLALNAQQVSGVASEREIPVVWAVAKGSFKNKLILVPSALLISAIIPWLIMPLLLIGGLFLCFEGAEKVLEKLFPHSHPHEEKEELVDTGESLEDYEKRKVAGAIRTDFILSAEIIVIALGTVTGASLVTQILVVSLIAVIMTIGVYGLVAGIVKLDDLGFYLEIRSKGKGWMAKVGSALVAFAPKLMKLLTIVGTAAMFLVGGGIVVHNVPAIHHFVEPIIMNFSGHSVATAILPILLNGIIGFVAGLIVVAVWAVVEKLRGK; encoded by the coding sequence ATGGCTGGAGCAAGTTTACTCACACTGTTGGATGATATTGCCGCGGTATTGGATGATGTTGCGTTGATGTCAAAAATGGCGGCAAAAAAAACCGCAGGTGTATTGGGTGATGATTTAGCGTTGAACGCTCAGCAGGTCTCGGGTGTCGCATCTGAGCGAGAAATTCCAGTAGTTTGGGCGGTGGCCAAAGGTTCATTTAAAAACAAACTGATTTTGGTGCCTTCTGCGTTATTGATTAGCGCAATTATTCCTTGGTTGATCATGCCATTGCTGCTAATCGGCGGTTTGTTTCTCTGTTTTGAAGGGGCTGAAAAAGTACTCGAAAAACTGTTTCCACACTCACATCCCCATGAAGAAAAAGAAGAGTTGGTGGACACGGGCGAGTCGTTAGAGGATTACGAAAAGCGAAAAGTTGCAGGTGCGATTCGAACCGATTTTATTCTCTCAGCGGAAATTATTGTGATTGCGTTGGGCACCGTGACTGGGGCGAGTCTTGTGACGCAAATCTTAGTGGTGAGCTTAATTGCAGTCATCATGACCATTGGTGTTTATGGCTTAGTAGCAGGCATCGTGAAATTGGATGACTTGGGCTTTTACCTTGAAATTCGCTCAAAAGGTAAGGGCTGGATGGCGAAAGTTGGCAGTGCTTTAGTTGCTTTTGCACCAAAGCTGATGAAGTTGTTAACGATTGTGGGAACTGCGGCGATGTTTTTAGTCGGTGGCGGGATTGTAGTGCACAACGTACCCGCCATTCACCACTTTGTAGAACCGATTATTATGAACTTTAGTGGTCATTCGGTTGCTACAGCGATTCTGCCTATTTTGCTTAACGGCATAATCGGTTTTGTAGCGGGTTTGATTGTGGTTGCTGTATGGGCGGTGGTAGAAAAGCTTCGCGGTAAATAA
- the pyrC gene encoding dihydroorotase, with protein sequence MTTLTITRPDDWHVHLRDGEVLKDTVRDISRYNGRALIMPNTVPPVTNTEMALAYRDRILKEQHGEQFEPLMALYLTDNTTPEEIRAAKATGKIVAAKLYPAGATTNSDSGVTDAKNIYHVLEAMEEVGMLLLVHGEVTHHHVDIFDREKEFLDTVLAPIVNDFPNLKIVLEHITTADAAQFVNNASDNVAATITAHHLLFNRNHMLVGGIKPHFYCLPILKRNTHQQALIEAATSGSKKFFLGTDSAPHAKGAKESACGCAGSYTAHAALELYAEVFEKEGKLENLEAFASFNGPDFYGIARNADTVTLEKSAWDVPESMPFGNDIVVPIRANEQIEWKVK encoded by the coding sequence ATGACAACACTGACTATTACTCGTCCTGACGACTGGCACGTTCACTTACGCGATGGTGAAGTTCTAAAAGACACCGTTCGCGATATCAGCCGCTACAATGGCCGCGCGCTGATCATGCCAAACACCGTCCCACCTGTTACCAATACCGAAATGGCACTTGCCTACCGCGATCGAATTCTGAAAGAGCAGCACGGCGAACAATTCGAACCTCTGATGGCGCTTTACCTAACCGATAACACCACGCCAGAAGAGATTCGCGCAGCAAAAGCAACCGGTAAAATTGTCGCAGCGAAGCTTTACCCTGCAGGTGCAACGACTAACTCAGATTCTGGTGTGACCGACGCGAAGAACATTTACCACGTTCTCGAAGCCATGGAAGAAGTCGGGATGTTGCTTTTGGTTCATGGAGAAGTCACTCATCACCACGTTGATATCTTCGACCGAGAAAAAGAATTCCTTGATACCGTCCTCGCTCCTATCGTTAATGACTTCCCTAATCTTAAAATCGTTCTAGAACATATCACCACCGCCGACGCAGCACAGTTCGTTAACAACGCGTCTGATAATGTTGCCGCTACCATTACTGCTCACCACCTTCTTTTCAACCGCAATCACATGCTTGTCGGTGGCATTAAGCCTCATTTTTACTGCTTACCGATTCTAAAGCGCAATACCCACCAGCAAGCGCTAATCGAAGCCGCAACCAGTGGTAGCAAAAAGTTTTTCCTAGGTACTGACTCTGCTCCGCATGCAAAAGGCGCGAAAGAATCGGCTTGCGGTTGTGCAGGTTCTTACACTGCGCACGCGGCGCTAGAACTTTATGCAGAAGTCTTTGAAAAAGAAGGCAAGCTGGAAAACTTGGAAGCGTTCGCAAGCTTCAACGGTCCCGATTTTTACGGTATTGCGCGCAACGCAGATACGGTGACGCTAGAAAAATCAGCTTGGGATGTTCCTGAATCCATGCCATTTGGCAACGACATCGTTGTGCCTATTCGTGCAAACGAACAAATTGAGTGGAAAGTGAAGTAA
- a CDS encoding YqaE/Pmp3 family membrane protein has product MDTKKLILILLCIFLPPVAVYMEKGLNKDFFINLILTFFFFLPGTIHALWLTMK; this is encoded by the coding sequence ATGGATACAAAAAAACTGATTCTAATTTTGCTGTGTATCTTTCTTCCACCGGTAGCGGTTTACATGGAAAAAGGTCTGAATAAAGACTTCTTCATCAACTTGATCCTAACTTTCTTCTTCTTCCTACCAGGTACGATTCACGCACTTTGGTTAACGATGAAGTAA
- a CDS encoding hybrid-cluster NAD(P)-dependent oxidoreductase: MSQPVLSKINVFPVKSVGGVSLSSAWVEKQGLSFDRRFMIAKADGSMITARKSPQMVTVKSALLADGVVFSSLGMEPLKIRYQDFKMQETPATVWKDTFTAYTTTDDADDWFSQVLGQRVELLFSGEQSNRVRESLGQNVSFADGYPVLVISQASLEELNKRSSEQHSMDQFRTNLVVSDTKPFEEDSWKRIRIGEVEFESLKPCERCILTTINTQRGTFRESKEPLKTLQQFRANERGGVFFGQNLVARNEGIIRQGDKVEVLEYKEPEFYPDNSPVRMTLTCVEREEIAQDFVTLWLEPSKGSLPNYLPGQHLPIEVDINGKKIGRRYTLSSSPSRPGRYAISVKRIAGGRVSNALLDNLQVGDVLEAENPDGQFHLKTHDAQPLLLLSAGSGVTPMLSMVRYLADHNQLNDVVFYHQCRTEQDIPCRSELEQLKREHSGLEVKICLTQPAVDWFGLKGRLSLSHIKQIKDVEQRQVFVCGPDGFMQKAKNLLLKKGLPEAHYHQEAFGVSAVEARPEKEVEIEFNGLKIQGNNQKTLLDQIEDAGKVVSNSCRAGLCGACKVQLTSGQVHHPDVPALTDEERAMGTVLACCAIPETDVTVTE, from the coding sequence ATGTCGCAACCCGTTTTATCCAAAATCAATGTTTTTCCGGTTAAATCAGTCGGAGGTGTGTCGCTTTCGTCCGCATGGGTAGAAAAACAAGGGTTGAGTTTTGACCGTCGTTTTATGATTGCCAAAGCCGATGGTTCGATGATCACTGCGCGAAAGTCCCCTCAAATGGTAACCGTGAAATCAGCGTTGCTTGCCGATGGGGTGGTGTTCAGTAGCTTGGGAATGGAGCCACTTAAAATCCGTTATCAAGATTTCAAAATGCAGGAAACACCCGCAACGGTTTGGAAAGATACCTTCACCGCTTACACGACTACCGATGATGCGGATGATTGGTTTAGTCAGGTATTGGGACAGCGCGTAGAGTTGCTTTTTAGCGGTGAACAATCCAATCGTGTCCGTGAAAGCCTGGGACAAAATGTGAGTTTTGCTGACGGCTATCCAGTGTTGGTGATCAGCCAAGCTTCGCTAGAGGAATTGAACAAAAGAAGTTCTGAGCAACACTCCATGGATCAGTTCCGCACAAACTTAGTCGTATCTGATACCAAGCCATTTGAAGAAGATTCTTGGAAGCGCATCCGAATAGGGGAAGTGGAATTCGAATCTCTCAAACCTTGTGAGCGTTGTATTCTTACCACGATCAATACTCAACGTGGCACTTTCCGTGAAAGCAAAGAGCCGCTCAAAACGTTGCAACAGTTCCGCGCCAATGAACGAGGTGGTGTGTTCTTTGGACAAAACCTTGTGGCGCGCAATGAGGGCATTATTCGCCAAGGCGATAAAGTTGAAGTGCTCGAATATAAGGAGCCGGAATTTTATCCGGACAACTCACCTGTGCGAATGACGCTGACGTGTGTTGAGCGTGAAGAGATTGCTCAAGATTTCGTGACCTTATGGCTAGAACCGAGCAAAGGCTCTTTACCAAACTACTTACCGGGCCAACATTTGCCGATTGAGGTGGATATCAATGGTAAGAAAATTGGTCGTCGATATACCTTATCGTCTAGCCCATCTCGCCCTGGTCGCTATGCTATCTCCGTTAAGCGTATTGCGGGTGGCCGCGTGTCGAATGCCTTGTTAGACAACCTACAAGTCGGTGATGTATTAGAGGCAGAAAACCCAGATGGTCAGTTCCACCTTAAAACGCATGATGCGCAGCCGCTACTATTGCTGTCGGCGGGCAGTGGTGTTACTCCAATGCTGTCGATGGTGCGCTATCTTGCAGATCACAATCAACTGAATGACGTGGTGTTTTATCATCAATGCCGTACTGAGCAGGATATTCCATGTCGCTCAGAGTTAGAGCAATTAAAACGCGAACATTCAGGGCTAGAAGTGAAAATCTGTTTAACGCAACCAGCGGTGGATTGGTTTGGTCTTAAAGGGCGTTTAAGTCTGTCTCATATCAAGCAAATCAAAGACGTTGAACAACGCCAAGTGTTTGTTTGTGGGCCCGACGGTTTCATGCAAAAAGCCAAGAACTTATTGTTGAAGAAAGGTTTGCCAGAGGCGCATTATCATCAAGAAGCCTTTGGTGTTTCTGCTGTGGAAGCAAGACCAGAAAAAGAGGTTGAGATTGAATTCAATGGCTTGAAGATCCAAGGCAACAATCAAAAAACGCTTTTGGATCAGATTGAAGATGCAGGGAAAGTAGTGAGCAATAGCTGTCGTGCTGGCTTGTGCGGTGCGTGTAAGGTACAGCTCACATCAGGACAAGTTCATCACCCAGATGTACCAGCCTTGACGGATGAAGAACGCGCAATGGGAACGGTATTGGCGTGTTGCGCGATTCCAGAAACGGATGTCACGGTAACGGAATAA